From the Pseudarthrobacter sp. MM222 genome, one window contains:
- the tilS gene encoding tRNA lysidine(34) synthetase TilS has protein sequence MLQDALAGAGYPERVLVACSGGPDSLALAAVAAYFARRGHVDGHPVSVGAVVVDHQLQPGSAGIAAATAATLGGLGIGPVQIRTVDVAATGMGPEAAAREARHTALEAAADELGAGVILLGHTLDDQAEQVLLGLARGSGTRSLAGMRPGRGRLLRPFLGLRRADTLEICSVEDLDPWHDPSNEDPAFARSRTRVEVLPLLEEKLGPGVAESLARTAAILQLDADYLEDVANDTFARLQELSGAEISLPETALRELAPAIRFRVIAKAAAAVGGQQPSYQRLLAAEALLRRQGSAGPVELPGGVSVYRLSLAELLAEGKSAASDVPREAARCGKLVFRPQKPPEI, from the coding sequence ATGCTGCAGGACGCCCTGGCCGGCGCCGGCTACCCGGAACGCGTCCTCGTTGCCTGCAGCGGCGGGCCCGACTCGCTGGCCCTCGCCGCCGTCGCCGCGTATTTCGCCCGCCGCGGGCACGTCGACGGCCACCCGGTGTCCGTCGGCGCGGTCGTCGTCGACCACCAGCTGCAGCCGGGTTCCGCCGGGATCGCCGCCGCCACGGCCGCCACCCTGGGCGGGCTGGGAATCGGACCGGTCCAGATCCGGACCGTTGACGTCGCTGCCACCGGCATGGGCCCGGAAGCCGCCGCCCGGGAAGCCCGGCACACGGCGCTCGAAGCCGCAGCAGACGAGCTCGGCGCGGGCGTGATCCTGCTGGGCCACACCCTCGATGACCAGGCCGAGCAGGTCCTGCTGGGACTCGCGCGCGGCTCCGGCACCCGCTCCCTCGCCGGGATGCGGCCCGGGCGCGGGCGCCTGCTCCGCCCTTTCCTGGGCCTCCGGCGCGCGGACACTTTGGAGATCTGCTCCGTCGAGGATCTGGACCCCTGGCACGATCCGAGCAATGAAGATCCCGCCTTCGCCAGGTCCCGGACCCGCGTTGAAGTGCTGCCCCTGCTCGAGGAGAAGCTGGGCCCCGGCGTCGCGGAATCGCTGGCGCGGACCGCGGCCATCCTGCAGCTCGATGCTGACTATCTTGAGGACGTGGCAAACGACACCTTCGCCCGGCTGCAGGAACTGTCCGGCGCAGAAATCAGCCTCCCGGAGACGGCGCTGCGCGAACTGGCCCCGGCCATAAGATTCCGGGTCATTGCCAAGGCCGCCGCCGCCGTCGGGGGCCAGCAGCCGAGCTACCAGCGACTGCTGGCAGCGGAAGCACTGCTGCGCCGGCAGGGCTCGGCAGGTCCGGTGGAGTTGCCGGGCGGGGTCAGCGTCTACCGCCTCTCCCTCGCCGAGCTGCTCGCCGAAGGCAAGTCCGCCGCCTCCGATGTGCCCCGGGAAGCCGCCCGCTGTGGGAAGCTTGTATTCCGGCCTCAAAAACCGCCCGAAATTTAG
- a CDS encoding zinc-dependent metalloprotease, translated as MESSARETSAQALINWELAASTAARLTPPGPTLRTAEIGAAVDSLRLAADISVPHVHDITGLEAARDLRDSAVLVVDRASWAKANTQSFAVMLQPAMEKLLEGRRGSLNPGAAAVSGAITGSQLGAILAFLSSKVLGQYDPFSALAENSAAPPAGRLLLVAPNIISVERELNVSPEDFRLWVCLHEQTHRVQFAAAPWLRHHMLDEIEDLSGQLLGNVDSLMERASAAAKSLKDRSAAGTTPSRGAILDLLQNPEEKAALSRLTALMSLLEGHANVVMDAVDASIVPSVKTIRQRFNARDKDRGVIEKFIRSFLGLDAKMRQYSDGAKFVREVVAVAGMEGFNRVWDSAEQLPTEPEIHDSKLWLERMGL; from the coding sequence ATGGAGTCCTCAGCGCGCGAGACATCTGCCCAAGCCCTGATTAACTGGGAGCTTGCCGCTTCCACCGCGGCGCGGCTCACGCCCCCGGGTCCGACGCTGCGTACGGCCGAAATCGGCGCCGCGGTGGACAGCTTGCGCCTGGCGGCCGATATTTCGGTCCCGCACGTCCATGACATCACCGGCCTCGAAGCGGCCCGGGACCTGCGGGATTCCGCGGTCCTCGTCGTGGACCGCGCCTCGTGGGCCAAGGCCAACACCCAGAGCTTCGCCGTGATGCTCCAGCCCGCGATGGAAAAACTGCTCGAGGGCCGCCGCGGCTCGCTGAACCCCGGGGCGGCCGCTGTCAGCGGCGCCATCACCGGCAGCCAGCTCGGGGCCATCCTTGCGTTCCTCTCCAGCAAGGTCCTTGGCCAGTACGACCCGTTTTCTGCCCTCGCCGAAAACTCCGCCGCCCCGCCCGCGGGCAGGCTCCTGCTCGTGGCGCCGAACATCATCTCGGTGGAACGCGAACTCAATGTCAGCCCCGAGGACTTCCGGCTCTGGGTCTGCCTCCACGAACAGACTCACCGGGTGCAGTTCGCCGCGGCGCCGTGGCTGCGCCACCACATGCTGGACGAAATCGAAGACCTCAGCGGGCAGCTGCTGGGCAACGTCGATTCCCTGATGGAGCGTGCCTCGGCCGCCGCGAAATCGCTGAAGGACCGTTCCGCGGCCGGCACCACCCCCAGCCGCGGCGCAATCCTGGACCTGCTGCAGAACCCGGAGGAAAAGGCCGCACTTTCCCGGCTGACGGCGCTGATGAGCCTGCTCGAGGGCCACGCGAACGTCGTGATGGACGCCGTGGACGCCAGCATTGTCCCGTCCGTGAAGACCATCCGGCAGCGCTTCAACGCCCGAGACAAGGACCGCGGCGTCATCGAGAAATTCATCCGCAGCTTCCTTGGCCTCGATGCCAAGATGCGCCAGTACAGCGACGGCGCGAAGTTCGTCCGGGAAGTCGTGGCCGTGGCCGGAATGGAAGGCTTCAACAGGGTCTGGGACTCCGCCGAGCAGCTGCCCACCGAGCCGGAAATCCACGACTCGAAACTCTGGCTGGAACGGATGGGGCTCTAG
- the hpt gene encoding hypoxanthine phosphoribosyltransferase yields MDSNDVQADLKHVLYSKEQIQSRITELAAQIDKDYEGRDLLIVGVLKGAVMVMADLARALHSHVSMDWMAVSSYGSGTQSSGVVRILKDLDTDLMGKDVLIVEDIIDSGLTLSWLKTNLESRGTASVQICTAFRKPTAAKVKIDVKYVGYDIPNEFVVGYGLDYAEKYRNLDFVGTLAPHVYE; encoded by the coding sequence GTGGATTCTAACGACGTCCAGGCAGACCTCAAGCACGTTCTGTACTCCAAGGAGCAGATCCAGTCCCGGATCACCGAACTCGCTGCCCAGATCGACAAGGACTACGAGGGCCGCGATCTGCTGATCGTCGGTGTGCTCAAGGGTGCCGTCATGGTCATGGCCGACCTGGCCCGCGCCCTCCACAGCCACGTCTCAATGGACTGGATGGCCGTCTCCTCCTACGGTTCCGGGACCCAGTCCTCCGGTGTCGTGCGCATCCTCAAAGACCTCGACACCGACCTGATGGGCAAGGACGTCCTGATCGTCGAGGACATCATCGACTCGGGCCTCACGCTGTCCTGGCTTAAGACCAACCTGGAATCACGCGGCACTGCCTCGGTGCAAATCTGCACCGCGTTCCGTAAGCCGACGGCGGCCAAGGTCAAGATCGACGTAAAGTACGTCGGCTACGACATCCCCAACGAGTTCGTGGTCGGCTACGGCCTGGACTACGCCGAAAAGTACCGCAACCTGGACTTCGTCGGCACCCTCGCGCCGCACGTCTACGAGTAG